In Bacteroidota bacterium, the following are encoded in one genomic region:
- a CDS encoding LamG domain-containing protein produces MKSFYVLLLSLLLSFFIVKAQSGNALHFDGANDQVVATVPSLFSNLTANSFTMEAWVYPTGAIFSRIIYAQSTTNSFATMSTGGTNNIYFYVVANGTNYSAATTATLPSNQWTHVAARWTAGTNAVAVFFNGVLQASSPGGSSSTGTSGLLTLGTRPGGCTIFSGCHRRSENLEYSPHAMRNSKQYEPSFHRSADQFGGLL; encoded by the coding sequence ATGAAAAGTTTCTACGTGTTGTTGTTGAGTCTCTTGCTTTCTTTTTTCATTGTAAAAGCCCAATCAGGCAATGCGCTGCACTTTGACGGGGCCAACGATCAGGTCGTTGCCACGGTGCCCAGCCTTTTCAGCAATCTCACCGCCAATAGCTTCACAATGGAAGCTTGGGTGTATCCGACGGGCGCGATCTTCAGCCGGATCATTTATGCGCAATCCACCACCAATAGCTTCGCTACGATGAGCACTGGCGGAACGAACAACATCTATTTTTACGTCGTAGCAAATGGGACGAATTACAGCGCGGCGACCACCGCAACCTTGCCCAGCAACCAATGGACGCATGTTGCCGCGCGCTGGACAGCCGGAACGAATGCCGTAGCGGTGTTTTTTAACGGCGTTTTGCAGGCTTCATCCCCGGGCGGATCATCCTCAACAGGGACGAGCGGCTTGCTGACATTGGGCACGCGTCCCGGCGGGTGCACAATATTTTCCGGGTGCCATCGACGAAGTGAGAATCTGGAGTACAGCCCGCACGCAATGCGAAATTCAAAGCAATATGAACCGTCATTTCACAGGTCCGCAGACCAATTTGGTGGCTTATTATGA
- the raiA gene encoding ribosome-associated translation inhibitor RaiA: protein MKLEIQSIHFDADQKLLDYIQKKCDKLDQFFDKITSGQVYLRVEKKGEHSLKSVEIKILVPGESLLVKEESFVFEECIDNATDSLKRQLTRYKEKMRT from the coding sequence ATGAAACTTGAAATCCAGTCAATCCACTTCGATGCTGATCAGAAGCTTCTGGACTACATCCAAAAGAAATGCGACAAGCTCGATCAGTTTTTCGATAAAATCACGAGCGGACAGGTTTATTTGCGCGTTGAAAAGAAGGGCGAGCATTCGTTGAAGTCCGTGGAAATCAAGATATTGGTCCCCGGAGAGTCCTTGCTTGTCAAAGAGGAGAGTTTTGTTTTTGAAGAATGTATCGACAACGCTACCGACAGTTTGAAGCGTCAATTGACCCGCTACAAAGAGAAAATGCGGACCTGA
- a CDS encoding tyrosine-type recombinase/integrase: protein MLEGKFHQYLQVERNYSPHTILAYTQDLKSFDTFLKEHYSLDIFQEKDAQAVTHRMIRVWMGELLDGGAGNRSVTRKVASLSAYFRYLRKSGLATQNPVTKVKSPKFEKKLPSFLKHDSIGQLFEGIEFGADFEGTRDCAVLELLYSCGLRRSELVGLQFRDIDFLNATVKVMGKGRKERVVPLGRCASKAMKTYIQVCDEAGFDYRGNFFLKADGEPIYDRLVHRLVDKYLKQVSSLTKTSPHVLRHTFATHLLDRGADLNAIKEMLGHTSLAATQVYVHNSISKLKDVYSKAHPKA, encoded by the coding sequence ATGCTCGAGGGGAAATTTCATCAATACTTGCAAGTGGAGCGGAATTATTCCCCGCATACGATCTTAGCGTACACGCAAGATTTGAAGTCCTTCGATACCTTTTTGAAGGAGCATTATTCCCTCGATATTTTCCAAGAAAAAGATGCTCAGGCCGTTACGCATCGCATGATCCGCGTATGGATGGGCGAGTTGCTTGATGGTGGCGCAGGAAATCGCAGTGTTACCCGGAAAGTCGCAAGCCTCAGCGCCTATTTTCGTTACCTCCGCAAATCCGGCCTCGCAACCCAAAATCCGGTCACCAAGGTCAAGTCTCCCAAATTCGAAAAAAAACTTCCGTCATTTCTCAAGCACGACAGCATTGGGCAGTTGTTTGAGGGCATCGAATTTGGTGCTGATTTTGAGGGCACTAGAGATTGCGCGGTTTTGGAATTGCTTTACAGCTGCGGATTGCGGCGTTCGGAGCTCGTTGGACTGCAATTTCGGGACATCGATTTTCTGAATGCCACCGTAAAAGTGATGGGGAAAGGACGCAAAGAACGCGTCGTTCCGCTTGGGAGATGTGCATCAAAAGCAATGAAAACCTATATTCAGGTTTGCGACGAAGCCGGATTCGATTACAGGGGAAATTTCTTTCTCAAGGCGGACGGCGAACCGATTTACGATCGGTTGGTTCATCGATTGGTGGACAAGTATCTCAAGCAGGTTTCGAGCCTGACCAAAACGAGTCCGCACGTTCTTCGGCATACCTTCGCGACACACCTTTTGGATCGTGGCGCGGACTTGAATGCGATCAAGGAAATGTTGGGCCATACGAGCCTTGCTGCGACGCAGGTGTATGTGCACAATTCAATATCGAAACTCAAAGATGTATATTCAAAGGCCCATCCAAAGGCCTGA
- a CDS encoding T9SS type A sorting domain-containing protein, whose amino-acid sequence MNRHFTGPQTNLVAYYDFNHGTAGGNNAGVTTLSDYSGNANNGTLSNFALTGTTSNWIASTVNITSNGNATGGYNIAANASVCLGASYTFPNGSTQSNITAQVVQTSTLTATNGCDSVIVTTVDVNQTYNVQDSAWVCSGGSYTFPDGSTQSNITAQVVQTSNLQTLAGCDSVIVTTVDVLPSYNLTQSAIVCSGGSYLFPDSSLDTNITVQVVHTSTLQTLAGCDSIIVTTVDVTPNYFYFVLDTVCNGGNYTFPDGSVQSNITTQVSHISAFQTIAGCDSSINTTVDVFVVDTAVSVAAITLTASATGATYQWIDCSTGFPISGEVNSSFTPTTSGNYAVVVTENGCSDTSSCYAVTVVGVGNGPAPSIALYPNPNKGSFVLELPATLTGLVKVEVRNAVGQIVWESMLGAGKQNLNLGTVANGVYTLKVHGTDGIAAMRVVVNR is encoded by the coding sequence ATGAACCGTCATTTCACAGGTCCGCAGACCAATTTGGTGGCTTATTATGACTTCAACCACGGCACTGCAGGCGGCAACAATGCGGGTGTGACGACGCTTTCAGATTATTCCGGGAATGCCAACAACGGCACACTTTCCAACTTTGCATTGACTGGAACGACCTCCAACTGGATTGCCTCTACCGTCAATATCACCTCCAATGGCAATGCAACCGGGGGCTACAATATTGCTGCGAATGCATCAGTTTGCCTAGGAGCAAGCTACACTTTCCCCAACGGCAGCACGCAGTCCAATATCACAGCGCAAGTCGTTCAAACAAGCACTTTGACGGCCACGAACGGCTGTGACAGCGTGATTGTGACGACGGTGGATGTCAATCAGACATACAATGTGCAAGATTCGGCATGGGTTTGCAGCGGCGGCAGTTACACGTTTCCCGACGGATCCACGCAATCCAATATTACGGCGCAAGTGGTGCAAACAAGCAACCTGCAAACGCTTGCGGGTTGTGACAGCGTGATCGTGACAACGGTAGATGTGCTGCCGAGCTACAACCTCACGCAATCGGCCATCGTTTGCAGTGGCGGCAGTTATTTGTTTCCAGACAGTTCTTTGGATACGAATATTACGGTGCAAGTCGTGCATACGAGCACGTTGCAGACGTTGGCAGGCTGCGATAGCATCATCGTGACCACGGTCGATGTTACGCCCAATTACTTCTATTTTGTGCTAGACACCGTCTGCAATGGCGGAAACTATACATTCCCTGACGGATCGGTACAGAGCAATATTACGACGCAAGTTTCCCATATTAGTGCCTTTCAGACCATTGCCGGATGTGATAGCAGTATCAATACCACGGTGGATGTATTTGTTGTGGACACAGCGGTTTCCGTCGCTGCCATTACCCTCACTGCTTCGGCTACCGGCGCAACTTATCAGTGGATCGACTGCTCGACGGGTTTCCCGATCTCAGGCGAAGTGAATAGCAGCTTTACACCGACGACGAGCGGAAATTATGCGGTTGTGGTGACGGAAAATGGCTGCTCGGATACTTCGAGCTGCTATGCAGTGACCGTGGTGGGCGTCGGAAATGGACCCGCACCGTCGATTGCACTCTATCCTAATCCCAATAAGGGTAGCTTTGTTTTGGAATTGCCTGCAACCCTCACGGGGCTTGTCAAAGTTGAAGTTCGGAATGCAGTAGGGCAAATCGTTTGGGAATCGATGCTCGGAGCAGGGAAACAAAATCTCAATCTGGGAACCGTTGCAAATGGAGTGTATACGTTGAAGGTGCACGGAACCGATGGTATTGCGGCGATGCGCGTGGTTGTGAATCGCTGA
- a CDS encoding 30S ribosomal protein S21 yields the protein MLLIKIKENESIDRALRRYKKKFEKTGILREVRGRMYFIKPSVENRELMKKARRREEHYAADNY from the coding sequence ATGCTTCTGATCAAAATCAAAGAAAACGAGAGCATCGACCGCGCACTGCGCCGGTACAAGAAGAAGTTTGAAAAAACTGGCATCCTCCGCGAAGTTCGTGGCCGTATGTACTTTATCAAGCCTTCGGTCGAGAACCGCGAGCTCATGAAAAAAGCCCGTCGCCGCGAAGAGCACTACGCAGCCGACAACTATTGA
- a CDS encoding helix-hairpin-helix domain-containing protein — translation MVEISGIGPGTARNIVKYRSLIFYFDNLEQLSEVWGIRPENLERMKPYLSVGNSKQSMPHLKINEMGVDELGKHKYLGYKEAKILVAYREKHGPFVDFAALQQVLGVAPEKLDKIKPYLVF, via the coding sequence TTGGTGGAAATCAGCGGCATTGGCCCCGGAACGGCACGCAACATCGTCAAATACCGGTCGTTGATTTTCTACTTCGACAATTTGGAGCAATTGTCGGAAGTCTGGGGCATCCGGCCGGAGAATCTGGAACGGATGAAGCCTTACCTTTCCGTCGGTAATTCGAAGCAATCCATGCCGCACCTGAAAATCAATGAGATGGGCGTCGACGAACTCGGAAAACACAAGTACCTTGGTTACAAAGAAGCCAAGATACTCGTCGCCTACCGCGAGAAACACGGCCCATTTGTGGACTTCGCCGCCTTGCAGCAAGTTCTCGGCGTCGCACCCGAAAAGCTCGATAAGATCAAGCCTTATCTGGTGTTTTGA
- a CDS encoding rhodanese-like domain-containing protein, protein MGLFSSLFGKSVDFADLIAKGAKIIDVRSPAEFRGGHVKGSVNIPLDRIRSEVASLKKAGKPVILCCASGNRSGSATSILQAEGIDAHNGGPWTTVNRFV, encoded by the coding sequence ATGGGACTTTTCAGCAGTCTTTTTGGTAAGTCAGTAGATTTTGCAGATTTGATCGCAAAAGGTGCAAAGATCATTGACGTTCGTTCGCCAGCAGAGTTTCGCGGCGGGCATGTGAAGGGTTCGGTGAACATTCCGCTGGACCGCATCCGTTCCGAAGTGGCAAGCCTGAAAAAAGCTGGCAAGCCAGTCATCCTTTGCTGTGCATCCGGCAACCGCAGCGGCAGCGCGACAAGCATCCTCCAAGCAGAAGGCATCGATGCCCACAACGGCGGTCCATGGACGACGGTGAATCGCTTCGTCTGA
- a CDS encoding acyl-CoA dehydrogenase family protein: MDLSLSENQRMIADMIRKFGEEHIKPYIREWDESQHFPVDCMKKLGELGLLGIFVPVEYGGSGFGYAEYVTAISELGKIDPSIALSVAAHNSLCTGHIYYHGSEEQKRKYLPKLASGEWIGAWGLTEPNTGSDAGNMKTTAMRDGDGWVINGAKNFITHGISCDVAVVMTRTGEPNAKNNSTAFIIERGTPGFRGGRKEDKLGMRASETTELLMDDVRIADSQRIGEVGFGFKQAMQILDGGRISIAALALGVAKGAFEASVQYSKERSQFGKSISNFQAIAFKLANMATEIEASELLCMRAADLKDRGQKVTTEGAMAKLFASEACVRISNEAVQIFGGYGFVKDYPVEKFYRDSKLCTIGEGTSEIQLLVISRQLLEI; encoded by the coding sequence ATGGATCTTTCCCTGTCCGAAAATCAGCGGATGATCGCCGACATGATCCGTAAATTCGGGGAGGAGCATATCAAGCCCTACATCCGCGAATGGGATGAATCGCAGCATTTCCCTGTGGATTGCATGAAAAAGCTCGGCGAATTGGGCCTTTTGGGCATTTTCGTTCCGGTAGAATACGGCGGCTCGGGCTTTGGCTATGCGGAATACGTGACCGCCATCTCCGAATTGGGAAAAATCGATCCGTCGATTGCCCTTTCTGTAGCAGCCCACAATTCGCTTTGCACCGGACACATCTATTATCACGGCAGCGAAGAACAAAAGCGCAAGTACCTGCCCAAGCTTGCCTCTGGCGAATGGATTGGTGCCTGGGGCTTGACCGAGCCGAATACTGGTTCCGATGCTGGCAACATGAAAACGACGGCCATGCGCGATGGCGACGGCTGGGTGATCAACGGTGCCAAAAATTTCATTACACACGGCATTTCCTGCGATGTCGCGGTGGTGATGACCCGCACGGGCGAACCCAACGCGAAGAATAACAGTACCGCTTTTATCATTGAAAGGGGTACGCCCGGGTTCCGTGGCGGCCGCAAAGAAGACAAGCTCGGCATGCGCGCCTCGGAAACGACAGAATTGCTGATGGATGATGTACGCATCGCTGACAGTCAGCGCATTGGCGAGGTTGGCTTTGGCTTCAAGCAAGCCATGCAAATTCTCGATGGCGGAAGGATTTCGATTGCTGCTTTGGCGCTGGGCGTTGCAAAAGGCGCATTTGAGGCTTCAGTGCAGTACAGCAAGGAGCGTAGCCAATTCGGGAAGTCCATATCGAATTTTCAGGCAATTGCCTTCAAACTCGCCAACATGGCGACCGAGATTGAAGCCTCTGAGCTGCTGTGTATGCGTGCCGCAGACCTCAAAGACCGGGGCCAAAAAGTGACCACAGAAGGCGCGATGGCCAAGCTCTTCGCTTCCGAAGCCTGCGTTCGTATTTCCAACGAGGCCGTACAAATCTTTGGCGGATACGGCTTTGTCAAGGATTATCCCGTTGAGAAATTCTACCGGGATTCCAAACTCTGCACGATCGGAGAAGGCACAAGCGAAATTCAATTGCTCGTGATTTCCAGGCAGTTGCTGGAGATTTGA
- a CDS encoding pirin family protein, with protein sequence MKRKEFIKTSAIIGASLAVPGILKSASGLLAGESTRKVAEILNMQREMVGTLPILRAFAGDRQDLVSPYVLFDEFGPVTMSAGAKPLRVGAHPHAGVIPTTFFLSGNGHHKDSLDYDFQIGKGDFMMFSSGRGAIHMEETGKMLHDEGGIYHGFQIWLNMPSAYKLDAPATLLFAEKDFGKIDTEKVKGTVVLGEFGDAKSKIETLSPAFYYHMHLAADTRLDIPTDPTHNFILYLVNGDLELEGQKVLKTNQVALYHRGESTVQLYAKENAEILVLGGQPLNEVVYSYGPFVMNTEEQIRQCILDYQTGKMGDPQLVDR encoded by the coding sequence ATGAAACGCAAGGAATTCATCAAAACATCGGCCATCATCGGCGCTAGTCTCGCGGTGCCGGGCATTCTCAAATCTGCTTCCGGGCTGCTCGCAGGCGAATCGACGCGCAAAGTCGCGGAAATTCTGAACATGCAACGCGAGATGGTCGGGACGCTGCCGATTTTGCGGGCATTTGCTGGGGATCGGCAGGATTTGGTGTCGCCGTATGTTTTGTTTGACGAATTCGGGCCTGTCACGATGTCCGCAGGCGCGAAGCCCCTGCGTGTCGGCGCGCACCCGCATGCGGGCGTGATTCCGACGACGTTTTTCCTTTCGGGAAATGGCCACCACAAAGACAGCCTCGACTACGATTTCCAGATCGGGAAAGGCGATTTTATGATGTTCAGCTCGGGACGTGGCGCGATTCACATGGAAGAAACCGGCAAAATGCTCCACGACGAAGGCGGCATTTACCACGGCTTCCAAATCTGGCTCAACATGCCCTCCGCCTATAAATTGGACGCCCCGGCGACCTTGCTCTTCGCAGAAAAGGACTTTGGCAAAATTGACACCGAGAAGGTCAAAGGCACGGTCGTCCTCGGCGAATTCGGCGATGCGAAGTCCAAAATCGAGACGCTGAGCCCCGCATTTTATTACCACATGCACCTCGCAGCCGACACGCGGCTCGACATTCCCACCGATCCGACCCACAACTTCATCCTCTACCTCGTCAACGGCGACCTCGAATTGGAAGGTCAAAAAGTCCTGAAAACCAATCAAGTCGCCCTTTACCACCGTGGCGAAAGTACCGTCCAACTCTATGCCAAGGAAAACGCCGAAATCCTCGTGTTGGGTGGTCAGCCGCTGAATGAAGTCGTCTATTCCTACGGACCGTTTGTGATGAACACGGAGGAGCAGATTCGGCAATGTATTCTGGATTATCAGACCGGAAAGATGGGTGATCCGCAGTTGGTGGATCGTTAA
- a CDS encoding SDR family oxidoreductase, whose product MIAKTILVTGANGLLGQKLVQKLSRRDAVHLIATGVGENRNPMDEGYVYEKMDITKPDEVRRIFEKYEPTEIINTAAMTNVDQCEKEQEACWELNVKAVETQLALCKEFETRMIHISTDFIFDGNAGPYTEKGTPNPLSWYGKSKLEAENLVIMSGVPYAIARTMLVFGVVADMSRSNFVLWAKKSLEEGKPINVVNDQIRCPTLAEDLAEGVVLMTMKDKSGIYNISGPDMYSICEMVQMVADHWKLDKKLITPVESNMLNQAATRPLKTGFIILKAQTELGYRPRTFREALAIVERQLNDWEEDK is encoded by the coding sequence ATGATCGCAAAAACTATCCTCGTTACCGGTGCCAACGGCTTGCTCGGTCAGAAACTTGTACAAAAATTGTCTCGCCGTGATGCTGTTCACTTGATCGCAACAGGCGTTGGCGAAAACCGCAATCCGATGGACGAGGGTTATGTCTATGAAAAAATGGACATCACCAAGCCGGATGAGGTGCGGAGGATCTTTGAAAAATACGAACCGACGGAGATCATCAACACCGCGGCGATGACCAACGTCGATCAATGCGAAAAGGAGCAGGAAGCCTGTTGGGAGTTGAATGTCAAGGCTGTCGAAACACAATTGGCGCTTTGCAAGGAGTTTGAGACGCGAATGATCCATATTTCCACCGACTTCATTTTCGATGGAAATGCTGGACCCTACACCGAAAAGGGAACACCGAACCCGTTGTCTTGGTACGGCAAAAGCAAGTTGGAGGCAGAGAATTTGGTGATCATGTCGGGCGTGCCCTACGCGATTGCCCGCACGATGCTCGTGTTTGGCGTCGTCGCCGACATGTCCCGCAGCAACTTTGTGCTCTGGGCAAAAAAATCATTGGAGGAAGGCAAACCCATCAACGTGGTCAACGATCAAATTCGTTGTCCGACCTTAGCAGAGGACCTTGCCGAAGGGGTTGTGTTGATGACCATGAAGGACAAAAGTGGCATTTACAACATTTCCGGGCCGGATATGTATAGCATCTGCGAAATGGTGCAAATGGTCGCGGATCACTGGAAATTGGACAAAAAACTGATCACCCCGGTTGAAAGCAATATGCTCAACCAAGCGGCAACACGCCCTTTGAAGACGGGATTCATCATCCTCAAAGCCCAAACCGAACTCGGCTACCGTCCAAGGACGTTCCGCGAAGCATTGGCCATCGTGGAAAGGCAGTTGAATGACTGGGAAGAGGATAAGTGA
- a CDS encoding DMT family protein has protein sequence MTRAISSILLLVASNAFMTLAWYGHLKFKGMKGFESLGLFAVILISWGIAFFEYCLQVPANRLGHQDYGGPFSLLEMKVIQEVITLVIFVLFSLLFFKTEQFRWNHLIGFVLLMGAIFFFFKK, from the coding sequence ATGACGCGTGCCATCTCCTCCATCCTGCTCCTTGTCGCTTCGAATGCCTTTATGACGCTCGCTTGGTACGGGCACCTGAAATTTAAAGGCATGAAGGGCTTTGAGAGCCTCGGACTATTCGCGGTGATCCTGATTTCCTGGGGAATCGCCTTTTTTGAATACTGTCTGCAAGTCCCGGCGAATCGGTTGGGGCACCAAGACTATGGCGGGCCGTTTTCATTGCTGGAAATGAAAGTGATTCAGGAAGTCATCACCTTGGTGATTTTCGTGTTGTTTTCACTGCTATTTTTCAAAACCGAACAATTTCGGTGGAACCATCTCATCGGATTTGTTTTGCTGATGGGCGCCATCTTTTTCTTCTTCAAAAAGTGA
- a CDS encoding adenine phosphoribosyltransferase gives MDLESLLKSNIREVPDFPIKGVNFKDISPIFLQPDLIRQTAEALAAPWKGKGITRVVGIESRGFLFGPQIAQILGAGFVIVRKAGKLPPETSSISYSLEYGNATIEMVKGSVGPQDNVLIHDDLLATGGTANASAMLVRQLGAKVAGYSFMIDLAFLNGRSVLSKDGSEVHAIIHYH, from the coding sequence ATGGATCTCGAATCTCTGCTCAAGTCAAACATCCGGGAAGTGCCGGACTTTCCCATCAAAGGGGTGAATTTCAAGGATATATCTCCTATTTTCCTTCAACCGGATTTGATCCGGCAGACCGCTGAAGCCTTGGCTGCGCCTTGGAAAGGCAAAGGCATTACCCGCGTCGTCGGCATCGAAAGCCGAGGATTTCTTTTCGGCCCGCAGATTGCACAAATTCTTGGTGCAGGATTCGTGATTGTGCGCAAAGCAGGCAAGCTGCCGCCTGAGACGTCGTCGATTTCCTATTCGCTCGAGTACGGGAATGCCACGATTGAAATGGTCAAAGGTTCGGTCGGACCTCAAGACAATGTCCTGATCCACGACGACTTGCTCGCGACAGGCGGCACCGCAAACGCTTCGGCGATGCTCGTGCGGCAGCTCGGGGCCAAAGTAGCAGGATACAGTTTTATGATCGATCTGGCATTCCTCAATGGGCGCTCCGTTTTGTCCAAGGACGGCTCCGAGGTGCATGCGATCATTCATTATCATTGA
- a CDS encoding alpha-glucosidase, with protein MNRLLIFLLLMSLSLPMIAQETAPWWQSTSIYQIYPRSFQDSNGDGIGDLQGIISRLDYVKELGFETIWISPFYASPQADFGYDISDYRSIAPEYGTMKDAEQLIAAVHQRGMKIVFDMVLNHTSAQHPWFLESKSSRDNPKADWYIWRDGKGKNGQRPPTNWTSIPGPPGWQYSAQRQQWYFASFLPFQPDLNWANPEVKAAMKDVLRFWLTKGVDGFRLDIFNAIVKDDQFRDNPASLHYIPTKDGMHARFQKRIHTVNHPGNFALAKEIRATIDEFPDRFLVGEVFGAHPTISKFLGENQDGLNLIFLFDMLFYKYDAAFFRERLVEYNRYYASPRVPTFVVGNHDNKRSIGRVKGDLEKAKLLAVLQMTTRGVPVVYYGEEIGMLDAEIDKKDALDPISHMYGSVPTWLRKRMPVPLNRDVCRTPMQWDSTANAGFTTVDAKPWLPISGELEQRNVAGQSVDRSSLFSSYKALLQLRKLHPVFSQGALKVVQESVSGRNVLMYIKTLGEQELTVVANFGNKEIQLPESTRNLPMVFTMGWNGSEGIGPNGCILFLRD; from the coding sequence GTGAATCGACTCCTCATCTTCCTCCTCTTGATGTCGCTTTCCCTGCCCATGATCGCCCAAGAAACGGCCCCGTGGTGGCAATCCACGAGTATTTACCAGATTTATCCGCGCTCGTTCCAAGACAGCAATGGCGACGGTATCGGCGATTTGCAAGGCATCATTTCCCGCTTGGATTATGTAAAGGAATTGGGATTTGAGACCATCTGGATTTCGCCGTTTTATGCGAGTCCGCAGGCGGATTTTGGCTATGACATCAGCGATTACCGCAGCATTGCGCCCGAATATGGCACGATGAAAGATGCCGAGCAGTTGATCGCAGCGGTGCATCAACGCGGGATGAAGATTGTGTTTGACATGGTGCTCAACCATACAAGCGCTCAGCATCCTTGGTTTCTCGAATCCAAAAGCAGCCGCGACAATCCCAAGGCCGATTGGTATATCTGGCGCGATGGCAAAGGGAAAAACGGCCAACGTCCGCCAACAAATTGGACGAGCATTCCGGGACCTCCCGGATGGCAGTATTCCGCGCAGCGCCAACAATGGTATTTCGCCTCTTTCCTCCCCTTTCAGCCGGATTTGAATTGGGCGAATCCCGAGGTGAAGGCGGCAATGAAGGATGTATTGCGCTTTTGGCTGACGAAGGGTGTCGATGGTTTCCGCTTGGACATTTTTAATGCCATCGTCAAGGATGACCAATTTCGGGACAATCCCGCGTCGCTGCATTATATCCCGACCAAGGACGGCATGCATGCGCGTTTCCAAAAGCGCATCCATACGGTCAATCATCCCGGAAACTTTGCCTTAGCCAAGGAAATTCGGGCTACCATTGACGAATTTCCCGACCGGTTTTTGGTGGGCGAAGTGTTTGGCGCGCATCCGACGATCAGCAAATTCCTCGGCGAAAATCAGGATGGACTCAACCTGATTTTCCTGTTTGACATGCTATTTTACAAGTATGATGCTGCTTTTTTCAGGGAACGTTTGGTGGAATACAACCGATATTATGCATCGCCGCGCGTGCCGACGTTTGTGGTCGGCAACCATGACAACAAACGCAGCATTGGGCGGGTGAAGGGCGATTTGGAAAAGGCGAAACTGTTGGCCGTTTTGCAAATGACCACGCGGGGCGTTCCCGTGGTGTATTATGGGGAGGAAATCGGCATGTTGGATGCGGAAATCGACAAAAAAGATGCCCTGGATCCGATCTCGCACATGTACGGGTCGGTGCCCACGTGGCTGCGCAAACGTATGCCCGTGCCGCTCAACCGCGACGTTTGCCGCACGCCCATGCAATGGGATTCGACAGCAAATGCAGGGTTTACGACCGTGGATGCAAAGCCTTGGTTACCGATTTCAGGTGAATTGGAACAGCGGAATGTCGCTGGGCAAAGTGTGGATCGCAGTTCGTTGTTTTCCTCCTACAAGGCCTTGCTTCAATTGCGAAAACTGCATCCTGTCTTTTCGCAAGGCGCATTAAAGGTGGTGCAAGAGTCGGTCAGCGGGAGAAATGTCCTAATGTACATCAAAACACTGGGCGAACAGGAATTGACCGTCGTCGCCAATTTCGGGAACAAGGAAATTCAATTGCCGGAATCGACACGCAATCTACCGATGGTTTTCACGATGGGATGGAACGGCAGCGAGGGAATCGGACCCAATGGTTGTATCCTGTTTTTGCGCGACTAA
- a CDS encoding helix-hairpin-helix domain-containing protein — MVHKLNNAQKRGLLIGLAALVLLAGWRLRARHLENSAPLIETASEGPEKPKSARIELNTADTTLLQTVKGIGPASARRIVKYRSLIGGFTHTDQLLKVWGITPENFIRIEEQVFVDTTTTTFAALKKGKFNPYAQQSYPSVLVAATRMAFLPANLKRQPRSVRANPGIRQQRSKPHNPQRAFQQKIPFHGNCSISTLQILRPWWKSAALAPERHATSSNTGR; from the coding sequence ATGGTTCACAAACTCAACAATGCACAAAAGCGTGGCCTGCTGATTGGCTTGGCTGCATTGGTGCTCCTCGCGGGATGGCGGCTACGTGCGCGACACCTTGAAAATAGCGCGCCGCTTATAGAAACAGCATCCGAAGGCCCCGAAAAACCGAAATCCGCGCGCATCGAACTCAATACAGCCGACACTACGCTTCTTCAAACCGTCAAAGGAATCGGTCCGGCAAGTGCCCGCCGCATCGTTAAGTACCGCAGTCTGATTGGCGGATTCACGCATACAGACCAACTGCTCAAAGTATGGGGAATTACGCCGGAAAATTTCATTCGCATTGAAGAACAGGTCTTTGTGGATACGACCACCACGACATTCGCAGCGTTGAAAAAGGGAAAGTTTAATCCCTACGCCCAACAATCCTATCCCAGCGTCCTCGTGGCAGCTACAAGGATGGCTTTTCTTCCAGCAAATTTGAAGCGGCAGCCGCGCAGCGTTCGAGCGAATCCGGGAATTCGCCAGCAGCGGTCGAAGCCTCACAACCCTCAGCGAGCGTTCCAGCAAAAAATACCTTTTCACGGCAATTGCTCGATATCAACATTGCAGATTCTTCGGCCTTGGTGGAAATCAGCGGCATTGGCCCCGGAACGGCACGCAACATCGTCAAATACCGGTCGTTGA